In Triticum aestivum cultivar Chinese Spring chromosome 5B, IWGSC CS RefSeq v2.1, whole genome shotgun sequence, the following proteins share a genomic window:
- the LOC123115530 gene encoding uncharacterized protein — protein MAAHPPAPAALPTMPMIDWRPLHAAARPSVFIIVLTPRLKKTLRRVADTYGIKEEKELDEIFKADYLTETGIAVRTVGDFLFITTTAHIVDFLFQAQWGPISAAQFNDYFEIAVTCSHAESRFIQGGFVGERTYTRATVCAIDCAKDLMMVRVDLRDLAVRTSGELQQRIRCTSDHPAVQFSMATNAGTQCMLYSWPAYRPCTMATGLQGLHRGPLDLMSTNKNGYDLQLIEASVGTEAGSSGAPLYNTNQQVLGILHGGSGVHSQFIPARYIWTFINNNCLLPKPRGPQDQGKPSQRPGPPPRDRDKR, from the coding sequence ATGGCTGCTCACCCGCCTGCTCCGGCTGCTCTGCCTACCATGCCGATGATTGATTGGAGGCCACTGCATGCGGCAGCCAGGCCGTCTGTCTTTATCATTGTCCTCACGCCACGTCTAAAGAAGACCCTGAGACGTGTCGCTGACACATACGGCATCAAGGAAGAGAAAGAGCTTGATGAAATTTTTAAAGCAGATTACCTCACGGAAACCGGCATTGCCGTGAGGACAGTGGGCGACTTTCTCTTCATCACAACAACTGCGCACATTGTAGACTTCCTTTTTCAGGCACAGTGGGGGCCCATTTCAGCAGCTCAGTTCAATGATTATTTTGAGATTGCGGTCACCTGCTCCCATGCGGAAAGTCGCTTCATTCAGGGCGGGTTTGTCGGAGAGCGAACCTACACACGAGCAACGGTTTGTGCCATCGATTGTGCCAAAGACTTGATGATGGTACGCGTGGATCTTAGGGATCTGGCCGTGAGGACTAGCGGGGAGCTGCAGCAGAGGATTCGCTGCACATCAGATCATCCGGCTGTTCAGTTCAGCATGGCCACCAACGCGGGTACCCAATGCATGCTCTACTCTTGGCCGGCGTATCGTCCGTGCACTATGGCCACGGGACTTCAAGGCCTTCATCGAGGACCGTTGGATTTGATGAGCACCAACAAGAATGGCTATGACTTGCAGCTTATTGAAGCATCGGTGGGAACCGAGGCCGGGTCATCTGGCGCTCCACTTTACAATACCAATCAGCAGGTGCTAGGCATACTGCACGGCGGGTCTGGGGTTCACTCACAATTTATCCCGGCACGCTACATCTGGACCTTCATTAACAACAATTGTCTCCTTCCGAAGCCTCGAGGTCCGCAGGATCAGGGTAAGCCCTCCCAGAGGCCGGGCCCCCCTCCTAGAGATCGAGACAAGCGCTGA